The proteins below come from a single Sporichthyaceae bacterium genomic window:
- a CDS encoding class I SAM-dependent methyltransferase, with protein MQALREWVRRIPPVAALLAERDRLRRENRELQRANRNLRARKPAAGPAVHPGAEVLQVVPPGHFYSPIPDLTDVRARAAQIFDRNRADLPGIEVHAADQLALLEPFAALYAEQPFAARPHDGLRYGFANDYFAHGDGLALYSMLRHLRPGNVVEVGSGWSSALMLDVNERFLNGALHLTFIEPYPDRLNALLRPEDRARATVLDKPLHAVADSVFGDLGTGDLLFIDSTHVSRIGSDVNRLLLEVVPALPAGVHVHIHDIFWPFEYPEDWVYRGHAWNEAYLLRALLIGQPQLRITWFNHYLQCRHSDAVAAAMPMWANNPGGSIWLRTT; from the coding sequence GTGCAGGCGTTGCGGGAGTGGGTGCGACGCATCCCGCCGGTCGCGGCGCTGCTCGCGGAGCGGGACCGGTTGCGCCGGGAGAATCGTGAGCTGCAAAGGGCCAACCGGAATCTGCGGGCCCGCAAGCCTGCGGCCGGACCGGCCGTGCACCCCGGCGCCGAGGTGCTGCAGGTCGTGCCGCCCGGGCATTTCTACTCTCCGATCCCGGACCTGACCGACGTGCGCGCCCGGGCAGCGCAGATCTTCGACCGGAACCGGGCCGACCTGCCGGGCATCGAGGTACACGCCGCGGACCAACTCGCGCTGCTTGAACCGTTCGCCGCGTTGTACGCCGAGCAACCGTTCGCGGCTCGACCGCACGACGGACTGCGCTACGGCTTCGCCAACGACTACTTCGCCCACGGCGACGGGCTCGCCCTGTACTCGATGCTGCGTCACCTTCGTCCGGGGAACGTGGTCGAGGTCGGATCGGGCTGGTCCTCGGCGTTGATGCTGGACGTCAACGAACGATTCCTCAACGGAGCGCTGCACCTCACGTTCATCGAGCCCTACCCGGATCGGCTGAACGCACTGCTGCGCCCGGAGGATCGCGCGCGGGCCACTGTGCTCGACAAACCCTTGCACGCGGTGGCCGATTCGGTGTTCGGTGACCTCGGCACTGGGGACCTGCTGTTCATCGACTCCACCCACGTCAGCCGGATCGGCAGCGATGTGAACCGGTTGCTGCTCGAGGTGGTGCCGGCGCTGCCCGCGGGCGTGCACGTGCACATACACGACATCTTCTGGCCGTTCGAGTACCCGGAGGACTGGGTCTATCGGGGGCACGCGTGGAACGAGGCGTATCTGCTGCGGGCGCTGCTGATCGGGCAGCCGCAGCTACGCATCACCTGGTTCAATCACTACCTTCAGTGCCGGCACTCGGACGCGGTGGCCGCAGCGATGCCGATGTGGGCGAACAATCCCGGCGGCAGCATCTGGTTGCGTACCACCTAA
- a CDS encoding class I SAM-dependent methyltransferase: MITALRTARATLRAGGVPAVLRGARRRLARKLDPAPRPVPKSTRPKNAAAKRPAGPPAVLDAYVHTAPSAQCAVDIFQGEWSSRLPAAVGASAGRVGLFDDARIHWAIEQFGGVDGYRVLELGPLEGGHSHLLSTAGADVLAVEGNTRAYLKCLVAKELTGSRARFLLGDFMAYLREPDGHFDLCLASGVLYHMREPMETLALTAAIADRLFLWTHYWDAEVTAAKPPLAAKFEDTTTAEVDGFEYTLHRYVYGDALESSAFCGGNAAYSNWLSRADLLAGLARVGWSVDAIAFDDPGHLNGPALALVATRQR; encoded by the coding sequence ATGATCACCGCACTGCGCACCGCGCGGGCGACGTTGCGCGCCGGCGGGGTACCCGCAGTGCTGCGTGGTGCGCGGCGCCGGCTGGCCAGGAAACTCGACCCGGCCCCGCGCCCGGTACCGAAGTCGACACGTCCCAAGAACGCGGCTGCAAAGCGCCCCGCCGGTCCGCCCGCCGTCTTGGACGCCTACGTGCACACCGCCCCCTCCGCCCAATGTGCGGTGGACATCTTTCAGGGCGAGTGGTCCTCCCGACTGCCCGCTGCGGTGGGCGCAAGCGCTGGCCGGGTCGGGCTGTTCGATGACGCCCGGATCCATTGGGCGATCGAGCAGTTCGGCGGTGTGGACGGGTACCGGGTGCTGGAACTGGGCCCGTTGGAGGGCGGTCACAGTCACCTGCTGTCCACCGCCGGCGCCGATGTGCTCGCCGTGGAGGGCAACACCCGGGCCTACCTGAAATGCCTGGTGGCCAAGGAACTCACCGGCTCCCGCGCCCGGTTCCTGCTCGGCGACTTCATGGCCTACCTGCGCGAACCCGATGGGCACTTTGATCTGTGTCTGGCCAGCGGCGTGCTCTACCACATGCGCGAGCCGATGGAGACGCTCGCGCTGACCGCTGCGATCGCCGACCGGCTATTCCTGTGGACCCATTACTGGGACGCCGAGGTGACGGCGGCCAAGCCCCCGTTGGCCGCCAAGTTCGAGGACACCACAACCGCCGAGGTGGACGGCTTCGAGTACACCCTGCACCGCTACGTCTACGGCGACGCGTTGGAGTCCTCCGCTTTCTGTGGCGGCAATGCCGCGTACAGCAACTGGTTGAGCCGGGCGGATCTGTTGGCCGGGCTGGCCCGGGTGGGTTGGTCGGTGGACGCGATCGCGTTCGATGACCCCGGCCACCTGAACGGCCCGGCGTTGGCCCTGGTGGCTACTCGACAGCGCTGA
- a CDS encoding methyltransferase domain-containing protein, with product MSTGWHSASPEYAAIAPLDPAYTDLSTAEVDAALTVAIIVDARRPATTAAWRSVLAHTRSASLLVIDDYTSDCQRAVIFGTDGVRIIRHQHARGHGVCAAEAATQAGQGDLVLLDADVEVGPGWLAALRRILAGSAGVGIVAADVHSRAADFAGCGHLGAAEIARAVGQAAGPVTVEVDRVDRGVVLISRAALDAWRSAAEPTLSLATVARLSAMHRLRTVVATRVAALRTEDAPVPGPSVPNRQGLPDRTGSAAVLAARSAVLPRRLYLPGPSDTAEALRRIARGLTHVQVSYLLAGDSDGATLTRIDDDGTDVVALHTGPLDAAALLVLLVDLNPELVHVDNAAPLAPVLVDLAHRLGMPCVVGISRLPVGPKVHADLLVAPGPDAAAAVADARVAVLDPGTAAPAGQAMRRRRARRGGPTRVLAWPVDARGVVERLRTLAERTGPAVEFHTLGVGPAAPGDLLIGHTANNPGALHRVLNEIDPDLGFVLADPTDAWSAPARMWWALGVPLLVLGEGEATARVRELGAGLALPADDLDAAAEQLRELVLHPDRVQRLRSEVPRRAVVPSEVAIERHRACYTEVAHRAARRPRVGYVMLGRQGHHEGCEQIRILARFAQLEPGAATVRQVFAGELRDHEVLRGLDVLLVQQRMLGADAEPLLAAVRATGTRLVVDIDDDLIDPEAQPRTNLDPRDFLRLTVELGTRLRSADTVLVSTPALAERLAPWCGARSVLVPNHLNPRIWTVTPDQRKPPRHKGFRLVYMGTRTHLEDLLLLQPVLDKVAAQVGGPVTLEVIGVAAEFDGDEWITRLPVPRDARHYPEFVAWLRSHTGRWDAAVAPLVSSRFNHAKSDLKLLEYALLGLPVVASDVGPYRGTEHLARLTDNAPTSWVAALSEILADPDTAALRAESAREFVLGRRMMTAQHSRDWLATVLGTGSRKHDGGTNVSKPTESGADAVRYADGAEDEVLAVLRAASDTRAGCDELATHAGQSWELAYHFSPQRLGLLAPLRLHAGMRIADLGCGSGVMARAMGESGASVLGVEGVRSRAAAARVRCADLPNVQIVDGRAEEGIADVRDLDLVLICGLLEYTAKDDPAGPARLLSAATDALAPGGVLVVAIENQLGLGYLVGRHEDHHNTPWVGMADYPLQRRGPRTWTARRLTAMFAEQGLTATRWFAPYPDYKLPRVVLDAAVYDRPDAVDVVDKLVRYPLDGAFRGSEAVVSGRRFQRVLIEEGMGLSTAPCFLVVCARTSEAIAAHTEDALAWMINNSRLTEFRRTRALGLDDQFRTRGDAHTHTMDWLTQRLEATSSLIPGRPMDALLLDALHDGDEAELHRQLHRWYDAAAVGQSVVPDDAEPHPLLPRTGVPMWQPDRLDAHPGNWILTPDDELVAVDDEWRARTGVDAELAALRALFLFAGEVVVNRCAHPWGAGTTIRQILGRLAEPLGLAEAAEARWHELVAAEAGLQHVVGDADTAKLISMIEPRGDIATAARLWDTPGGLGAREEQLAAAVAETQSLRGQLAWERRAGRRAQRRQAQAEAALATSRAKTQRAEKRLASSRAKVAQLEASAPVRLRKALRTPARRLRVLRRRAGRLRRRAIALRR from the coding sequence GTGAGCACCGGTTGGCATTCGGCGAGCCCGGAGTACGCAGCAATCGCGCCGCTCGACCCGGCGTACACCGACCTCAGCACGGCCGAGGTGGATGCCGCACTCACCGTGGCGATCATCGTCGACGCGCGCCGGCCGGCCACCACGGCAGCGTGGCGCTCAGTGCTCGCGCACACCCGGAGTGCGTCGTTGCTGGTGATCGATGACTACACGTCAGATTGCCAACGCGCGGTAATTTTCGGGACAGACGGGGTGCGGATCATCCGTCACCAACACGCCCGCGGACACGGCGTTTGCGCGGCCGAAGCCGCCACGCAGGCCGGCCAGGGCGATCTGGTGCTGCTCGACGCAGACGTCGAGGTCGGGCCCGGCTGGTTGGCCGCGCTACGTCGAATCCTGGCGGGCTCGGCCGGGGTGGGCATCGTGGCCGCTGACGTGCACAGCCGAGCCGCGGACTTCGCAGGATGCGGGCACCTCGGCGCGGCGGAGATCGCCCGTGCGGTCGGCCAGGCCGCCGGGCCGGTCACCGTCGAGGTGGACCGGGTCGACCGGGGGGTGGTGCTGATCAGCCGGGCCGCCCTGGACGCCTGGCGGTCCGCCGCCGAACCCACCCTGTCACTGGCCACGGTGGCCAGGTTGTCCGCGATGCACCGACTGCGCACCGTGGTAGCCACCCGGGTGGCGGCGCTGCGCACGGAGGACGCACCCGTGCCCGGGCCGTCGGTGCCCAATCGGCAGGGCCTGCCGGATCGGACCGGGTCGGCAGCGGTACTGGCCGCGCGGTCCGCGGTATTGCCGCGGCGGCTGTACCTGCCCGGACCCTCGGACACCGCCGAGGCACTGCGGCGCATCGCCCGGGGCTTGACCCATGTGCAGGTTTCCTACCTGCTGGCGGGCGACTCCGACGGCGCGACGTTGACCCGGATCGATGACGACGGCACGGACGTCGTCGCGCTGCACACCGGTCCGCTCGACGCTGCCGCGTTGCTGGTGCTCTTGGTCGACCTGAATCCGGAACTGGTGCACGTGGACAACGCCGCGCCACTGGCGCCGGTGCTGGTGGACCTGGCCCATCGACTGGGCATGCCGTGCGTGGTCGGCATCAGTCGGCTCCCGGTCGGCCCCAAGGTCCACGCCGACCTGCTGGTCGCACCCGGCCCGGACGCCGCGGCAGCCGTGGCCGACGCGCGGGTCGCGGTGCTCGACCCGGGCACCGCGGCTCCGGCCGGGCAAGCGATGCGGCGGCGCCGGGCCCGGCGCGGCGGCCCGACCCGCGTGCTGGCGTGGCCGGTCGACGCACGGGGGGTCGTCGAGCGGCTGCGGACGTTGGCCGAGCGGACCGGTCCGGCGGTGGAGTTTCACACGCTGGGGGTCGGCCCGGCCGCGCCCGGTGACCTGCTGATCGGGCACACCGCAAATAATCCCGGCGCGCTGCACCGGGTGCTCAACGAGATAGACCCGGACCTTGGATTTGTGCTCGCCGACCCCACAGATGCCTGGTCAGCGCCCGCGCGCATGTGGTGGGCGCTCGGGGTACCGCTGCTGGTGCTGGGTGAGGGTGAGGCCACCGCCCGGGTGCGTGAGCTCGGCGCCGGCCTGGCGCTGCCCGCCGACGACCTCGACGCGGCCGCCGAGCAGCTGCGCGAACTGGTCCTGCACCCGGATCGGGTGCAACGGCTGCGCTCGGAGGTGCCACGGCGCGCTGTCGTGCCCAGCGAGGTGGCCATCGAACGACATCGCGCCTGCTACACCGAAGTCGCGCACCGAGCCGCCCGGCGACCCCGAGTCGGCTACGTGATGCTCGGCCGGCAGGGTCACCACGAGGGTTGCGAGCAGATCCGCATCCTGGCCCGCTTTGCGCAACTGGAACCGGGCGCGGCCACCGTGCGCCAGGTGTTCGCGGGCGAACTGCGCGATCACGAGGTGCTGCGCGGGCTGGACGTCCTGCTGGTCCAGCAACGCATGCTCGGGGCCGACGCGGAGCCCTTATTGGCCGCGGTGCGGGCCACCGGCACCCGGCTGGTGGTGGACATCGACGATGACCTGATCGATCCGGAGGCCCAACCGCGGACCAACCTGGACCCGCGGGACTTCTTGCGATTGACCGTCGAACTGGGCACCCGCCTGCGCAGCGCGGACACGGTCCTGGTGAGCACACCCGCGTTGGCGGAGCGGTTGGCCCCGTGGTGTGGTGCGCGGTCGGTGTTGGTGCCCAACCACCTCAACCCGCGCATCTGGACCGTCACGCCTGACCAGCGCAAACCCCCCCGCCACAAGGGTTTCCGCCTGGTGTACATGGGCACCCGTACTCACCTCGAGGACCTGTTGCTGCTGCAACCGGTGCTGGACAAGGTGGCCGCTCAGGTGGGCGGGCCGGTGACCCTGGAGGTGATCGGTGTCGCCGCCGAGTTCGACGGCGACGAGTGGATCACGCGACTGCCCGTCCCGCGGGACGCCCGGCACTACCCGGAATTTGTCGCCTGGCTGCGCAGCCACACCGGCCGCTGGGACGCCGCGGTCGCGCCTTTGGTGAGCTCACGGTTCAACCACGCCAAGAGCGACCTCAAACTGCTCGAATACGCGCTGCTGGGCCTGCCCGTGGTGGCCTCCGACGTGGGACCGTATCGAGGCACTGAGCACCTGGCCCGTCTCACCGACAACGCCCCAACGTCCTGGGTCGCAGCTCTGTCGGAAATCCTCGCGGACCCGGACACCGCAGCACTGCGCGCCGAGTCAGCTCGAGAGTTCGTGCTGGGCCGGCGCATGATGACCGCGCAGCACAGCCGGGACTGGCTGGCCACCGTGCTCGGCACGGGGTCGAGGAAGCACGACGGGGGAACGAACGTGAGCAAGCCGACCGAGTCCGGCGCGGACGCGGTGCGCTACGCCGACGGTGCCGAGGACGAGGTCCTGGCCGTGCTGCGGGCCGCAAGCGACACCCGCGCGGGCTGCGACGAGTTGGCCACGCACGCCGGGCAGAGCTGGGAACTGGCCTACCACTTCTCCCCGCAACGGCTGGGTCTGCTCGCCCCGTTGCGGCTGCACGCCGGCATGCGTATCGCTGATCTGGGCTGCGGTTCCGGGGTGATGGCGCGGGCAATGGGCGAGAGCGGCGCGTCGGTGCTGGGGGTGGAGGGCGTGCGCAGCCGCGCGGCCGCGGCCCGGGTTCGTTGCGCGGACCTGCCCAACGTGCAGATCGTCGACGGTCGCGCCGAGGAGGGCATCGCGGACGTCCGCGACCTGGATCTGGTGCTGATCTGCGGACTGCTGGAGTACACCGCCAAGGACGACCCCGCCGGTCCCGCGCGACTGCTGAGCGCGGCCACGGACGCGCTGGCGCCGGGCGGCGTGCTGGTGGTGGCCATCGAGAACCAGTTGGGATTGGGCTATCTCGTCGGCCGGCACGAGGACCACCACAACACCCCGTGGGTGGGCATGGCCGACTATCCGCTGCAGCGGCGCGGGCCGCGCACCTGGACCGCCCGCCGGCTGACCGCGATGTTCGCCGAGCAGGGCCTCACCGCCACCCGGTGGTTCGCCCCGTACCCGGACTACAAGTTGCCGCGAGTGGTGCTCGACGCCGCGGTGTACGACCGTCCGGATGCCGTGGACGTGGTGGACAAGCTCGTGCGCTACCCGCTGGACGGAGCATTCCGGGGCAGCGAGGCTGTGGTCTCCGGCCGCCGCTTCCAGCGCGTGCTGATCGAGGAGGGCATGGGACTGTCCACCGCGCCGTGCTTCCTGGTGGTGTGCGCCCGCACATCCGAGGCGATTGCTGCGCACACCGAGGATGCATTGGCCTGGATGATCAACAACTCTCGGCTGACCGAGTTCCGACGGACCCGGGCGCTTGGTCTCGACGATCAGTTCCGCACCCGCGGCGACGCGCACACCCACACCATGGACTGGTTGACCCAGCGGCTCGAGGCAACCTCGTCGCTGATCCCCGGCCGTCCGATGGACGCCCTACTGCTGGACGCGCTGCACGACGGCGATGAGGCCGAACTGCACCGGCAGCTGCATCGGTGGTACGACGCGGCCGCGGTCGGGCAGAGCGTGGTGCCGGACGACGCCGAACCACACCCGTTGCTGCCCCGGACCGGCGTGCCGATGTGGCAACCGGACCGGTTGGACGCGCACCCCGGCAATTGGATCCTCACCCCCGACGACGAGTTGGTCGCGGTGGACGACGAATGGCGGGCCCGCACCGGGGTGGACGCCGAACTCGCCGCGCTGCGTGCACTGTTCCTGTTCGCGGGTGAAGTGGTGGTCAACCGCTGCGCGCACCCATGGGGTGCCGGAACGACGATCCGTCAGATACTGGGGCGGCTGGCCGAACCGTTGGGCCTGGCCGAGGCCGCCGAGGCGCGGTGGCACGAGCTGGTCGCGGCCGAGGCGGGCCTGCAGCACGTGGTCGGCGACGCCGATACCGCGAAGCTGATCTCGATGATCGAACCCCGCGGTGACATCGCCACCGCAGCAAGATTGTGGGATACCCCCGGCGGCCTGGGTGCCCGCGAGGAACAGTTGGCCGCGGCGGTCGCCGAGACGCAGTCGTTACGTGGGCAGCTCGCCTGGGAGCGGCGCGCCGGGCGGCGCGCGCAACGGCGGCAGGCGCAGGCTGAGGCCGCACTCGCCACCTCCCGGGCCAAAACACAACGCGCCGAGAAGCGACTGGCGAGCAGCCGCGCGAAGGTCGCGCAACTGGAGGCATCCGCACCGGTGCGGCTCCGCAAGGCGCTGCGCACCCCGGCCCGCAGATTACGTGTCCTTCGTCGCCGGGCCGGCCGGCTGCGCCGCAGGGCAATCGCTTTGCGGCGTTGA
- a CDS encoding glycoside hydrolase family 16 protein, translated as MNVKLVGAATAAATALGAVAVMAHGSDGAQAASSSYQPAWADEFNGSSLSSQWKVLPTGANAGRTCAVATKKMSTVSGGEAKIGAAVDTSKKKTSTCPTHYLNSQIETTKSFLYGKFEARIKFQGDRGMHAAFWMLPSAAAPVVGTSSADLPGYRGVEVDAAEYFGDAFGNPKAGIYSYVYSPQPDGSAKKIGGRAAKATSVIGSKKPSGGYHTYAVEWTPTAYIFSVDGKVTQRITEGISHRPESVLLSLLTSDWEVPKMNNKKLPEAMSVDWVHVSQK; from the coding sequence TTGAACGTCAAATTGGTGGGCGCAGCCACGGCGGCGGCGACGGCGCTGGGGGCGGTTGCCGTGATGGCTCACGGCAGCGACGGCGCGCAGGCTGCCTCGAGCAGTTACCAGCCGGCCTGGGCCGATGAGTTCAACGGCTCCTCCTTGTCCTCGCAGTGGAAGGTGTTGCCCACCGGGGCCAACGCCGGTCGCACCTGCGCGGTCGCCACGAAGAAAATGTCCACGGTGTCCGGCGGCGAGGCCAAAATCGGCGCCGCGGTGGACACGTCGAAGAAGAAGACCTCGACCTGCCCGACCCACTACTTGAACAGCCAGATCGAGACCACCAAGAGCTTCCTCTACGGCAAGTTCGAAGCCCGGATCAAGTTCCAGGGCGACCGCGGCATGCACGCGGCGTTCTGGATGCTGCCCTCCGCGGCAGCCCCTGTGGTCGGCACCTCCAGCGCGGACCTCCCCGGCTACCGGGGCGTCGAGGTCGACGCGGCGGAGTACTTCGGGGACGCCTTCGGCAACCCGAAGGCGGGCATCTACAGCTACGTCTACTCGCCACAGCCGGACGGCTCCGCGAAAAAGATCGGCGGCCGGGCGGCGAAAGCGACCTCGGTCATCGGCAGCAAAAAGCCGTCCGGCGGATACCACACCTACGCGGTGGAGTGGACGCCCACGGCGTACATCTTCTCGGTGGACGGCAAGGTGACCCAGCGGATCACCGAAGGCATCTCCCACCGCCCGGAGAGCGTGCTGCTGAGCCTGCTCACCTCCGACTGGGAGGTGCCCAAGATGAACAACAAGAAGCTGCCCGAGGCGATGAGCGTGGACTGGGTCCACGTGTCCCAGAAGTAG
- a CDS encoding glycosyltransferase family 2 protein — MSSLSELTPAQAKQRWDEVEVHAPSLAALRQALPWLGLAGRTRRLVVRVAATDRPELLRVPAAVGRRVPTTAELSRAETGLHIGVELAKHTEVAMIARAVLDAGLPAFSRTAGLRVGLTGPEALVWAVGDPTVGAALGPVDPALPAAHDVLVGPNTLHVDPRVPRVSGGLPPVDTVLCAPRGFCAAGPEVALLDRDGTLRWADAERRIESWTGLTENDIAALRAVRAVRVADGLDPRVVAQLCCAGIPVCAKDPGLDAALGLELTARLRTLDPDALADPIDRESWSIDTRRLALARFAPAARWAATAAALGVPTRPKPTVSVLVATRRTALLPFALAQIARQDWADLQVVLVLHGPTAADPVVADATVGFPRPLQIVEVGADVVFGRALNIGLDHCAGDLVTKFDDDDWYGPAHITDLVQAHEHSGALLVGCGGYYVYLAGPDVTIRWTHVPTEAATTWVHGGTILLERAALRALGGFAAVPVGEDAVLLTAVRTAGGAIYGIHDLGFCYFRGRDHTWIPAEGDTRWLDTDAVKLPGFAPPPQLDPMPHPWR; from the coding sequence GTGAGTTCTCTCAGCGAACTGACGCCGGCTCAGGCAAAGCAGCGCTGGGACGAGGTCGAGGTGCACGCGCCCTCGCTGGCCGCGCTACGCCAGGCGCTGCCCTGGTTGGGCCTGGCCGGACGTACCCGACGTCTGGTGGTCCGGGTGGCGGCGACCGACCGCCCGGAGTTGCTGCGGGTGCCCGCCGCGGTGGGCCGTCGGGTGCCCACCACCGCGGAACTGAGCCGCGCCGAAACCGGCCTGCACATCGGCGTCGAGTTGGCCAAGCACACCGAGGTCGCGATGATCGCCCGTGCGGTGCTGGACGCCGGATTGCCGGCGTTCTCGCGTACTGCGGGACTGCGCGTCGGGTTGACCGGGCCCGAGGCATTGGTCTGGGCCGTCGGTGATCCGACGGTCGGGGCGGCTCTCGGCCCGGTGGACCCGGCCCTGCCGGCCGCTCACGACGTGCTGGTCGGCCCGAACACCTTGCATGTGGATCCGCGGGTGCCCCGGGTGAGCGGCGGACTGCCGCCGGTGGACACCGTGTTGTGTGCACCGCGCGGGTTCTGCGCAGCCGGGCCCGAGGTCGCGCTGCTCGACAGGGACGGCACGCTGCGCTGGGCCGATGCCGAACGCCGGATCGAGTCGTGGACCGGCCTCACCGAGAACGACATCGCGGCGCTGCGTGCGGTGCGCGCGGTCCGGGTGGCGGACGGTCTCGATCCGCGGGTGGTCGCGCAGCTGTGCTGTGCGGGCATCCCGGTGTGCGCCAAGGATCCCGGACTGGACGCGGCGCTGGGCTTGGAGCTGACTGCTCGGCTGCGCACCCTGGACCCGGACGCGCTCGCCGACCCCATCGACCGGGAGTCCTGGTCGATCGATACCCGGCGGCTCGCGCTCGCCCGGTTCGCCCCGGCCGCCCGCTGGGCCGCCACCGCTGCGGCACTCGGCGTGCCGACCCGCCCGAAGCCCACGGTCAGCGTGCTGGTGGCCACCCGACGCACCGCGCTGCTGCCCTTCGCCCTGGCCCAGATAGCCCGACAGGACTGGGCAGATCTGCAGGTGGTGCTGGTCCTGCACGGGCCAACCGCGGCCGATCCCGTGGTGGCCGACGCCACTGTCGGGTTTCCCCGCCCGCTGCAGATCGTCGAGGTCGGCGCGGACGTGGTGTTCGGTCGGGCCCTGAATATCGGCCTCGATCACTGCGCCGGGGACCTGGTCACCAAGTTCGACGACGACGACTGGTACGGCCCGGCGCACATCACCGATCTGGTGCAGGCACACGAACACAGCGGCGCACTGCTGGTCGGCTGTGGTGGCTATTACGTCTACCTGGCCGGCCCGGACGTCACCATCCGCTGGACGCACGTGCCCACCGAAGCCGCCACTACTTGGGTGCACGGCGGCACGATCCTGCTCGAACGCGCCGCGCTGCGTGCGTTGGGCGGATTCGCCGCGGTGCCGGTGGGCGAGGATGCCGTGCTGTTGACCGCGGTGCGCACCGCGGGCGGTGCCATCTACGGCATCCACGACCTCGGGTTCTGTTACTTCCGCGGTCGCGACCACACCTGGATCCCAGCCGAGGGTGACACCCGGTGGCTGGACACCGACGCGGTCAAGCTGCCCGGCTTCGCCCCGCCGCCGCAACTTGACCCGATGCCGCACCCGTGGCGGTAG
- a CDS encoding glycoside hydrolase family 16 protein, whose product MATRPARLRVRMLGTFGALALAAVGVSACGAAGGNHAASAPPVVTAASPAASAAPATSPPTMVNDPAQLVLRPPIGQDAGGHQLMPGVASFQPAKPGAKVTVERSSDGEKWTPAATGEQDKDGEFVFQVSASSDTNAPSYRATSDSGNGPITTGSVSSSPWKLVWGDDFDGTSLGSDWTVLPTGAYAGRTCASATADMGTVHDGYAVIGVAHDPSTTPAVSGKICPSGKYFNAQFGTQNSHTFTYGVLAARLKYEHAEGMHASFWMLPGGTGPANPAPDNPAQTGVEVDITEYFGDDFGAGVGNGDYHAYVYWPQRQANGAITSVKTGGAQDFKKYYPGSMPSDGYHVYSVEWTPTQYIFRLDGVETSRLTVGVSQRPEYLLLSLLTSDWEVPKLTAGQVPASMSVDWVRAWQQ is encoded by the coding sequence GTGGCCACCCGACCGGCCCGGCTGCGGGTCCGCATGCTCGGCACCTTCGGCGCGCTGGCCCTGGCCGCGGTTGGGGTCAGCGCGTGCGGCGCGGCCGGCGGTAACCACGCCGCATCGGCGCCGCCCGTAGTCACCGCGGCGAGTCCGGCAGCCTCGGCCGCGCCGGCCACGAGCCCTCCCACGATGGTCAATGACCCCGCGCAACTGGTGCTGCGACCCCCGATCGGGCAGGACGCCGGCGGCCACCAGCTCATGCCCGGGGTGGCGTCGTTCCAGCCGGCAAAGCCCGGCGCCAAGGTCACCGTCGAGCGCAGCAGTGACGGCGAGAAGTGGACCCCGGCGGCCACCGGTGAGCAAGACAAGGACGGCGAGTTCGTCTTCCAGGTGTCCGCGTCCTCCGACACCAACGCGCCGAGCTACCGGGCCACCAGCGACAGCGGCAACGGCCCCATCACCACCGGCTCGGTGAGCTCCTCACCGTGGAAGCTGGTATGGGGCGACGATTTCGACGGCACGTCGTTGGGCTCGGACTGGACCGTGCTGCCCACCGGGGCGTACGCGGGGCGCACCTGCGCCAGCGCGACCGCGGACATGGGCACCGTGCACGACGGCTATGCGGTGATCGGGGTGGCGCACGACCCGTCGACCACGCCGGCGGTGAGCGGGAAAATCTGCCCGAGCGGCAAGTACTTCAACGCCCAGTTCGGCACGCAGAACTCCCACACGTTCACCTACGGGGTGCTCGCCGCGCGGCTGAAGTACGAGCACGCCGAGGGCATGCATGCCTCGTTCTGGATGTTGCCCGGCGGGACGGGCCCGGCCAACCCGGCGCCGGACAACCCGGCGCAGACCGGGGTCGAGGTGGACATCACCGAATACTTCGGCGACGACTTCGGTGCCGGCGTGGGCAACGGCGATTACCACGCCTACGTGTACTGGCCACAGCGGCAGGCCAACGGTGCCATCACCAGCGTGAAGACCGGCGGCGCCCAGGACTTCAAGAAGTACTACCCCGGCAGCATGCCGTCGGACGGATACCACGTGTACTCGGTGGAGTGGACGCCAACGCAGTACATCTTCCGACTGGACGGTGTGGAGACCTCGCGGTTGACCGTCGGCGTGTCGCAACGCCCGGAATACCTGCTGCTCAGCCTGCTCACCTCCGACTGGGAGGTACCCAAGCTGACGGCCGGGCAGGTCCCTGCGTCCATGTCGGTGGACTGGGTGCGGGCCTGGCAGCAGTAA